GGTCAAAGAGCAGAGAAGATATATGCATACAGGCCATTGGCCCATTGCCGATGGTCAAGATTGTAAGCATAATGGGTAATGGCATTTCAGTGATGGAGGCATTATAATTTTGATGATAGTGGTTTTTCACCAGCTTTTAGGTGGTGTGCCTGGACCGGGGCTATATATATGAAAGTGGTTCTATAAGTTGGGGTCTTCTGGGTGTTTGGATCTGGTCTCTTAGGCAACATGCATTGTGTGCTTTTataatttctttttttgaaaGCAGTGTATTTTCTGTTTCGGTTTTTAAATCGTTCCCTGCGATCAAAACAAAAATTACCATTATAAAATATGGGGCGGGGCGAAGTCCCacacacaccaaataaaaaaacaTTGTCACAGGGCAAAACAGGCGCACACCATTCGAAAGAAAAAAATGCCCGGTGCGAAGCACGGGCACAAATATAATACATATTTAAGTTATTTATACAATAAATATAGGCGACCCGGCCCGGTGCCAAACCAAGAATGCGAGTGAGAATTAGGATGATCCATCTACCGCCTATCATCTCAATTACACGACTGATCTAACATCCCGTCCCATTACtctttcaagaaaagaaaaatccaatCTCAATTACATGAGCTATCCACCATAATCTCTCATATCAACTATAAAAACGATGACACCTATCAATCCAAATAACAACACCACTTAATCATCATCTCCGGTGCTAATTAAACATGTCAAGCACCTGGTTATGTATGGTTATTTTATTCTCGTTTGTCCATGTCTCCTTACAGTCACGTTCTGTTGATCTAACTGAGAGTATACCTAGTGGTCTACACAAGAATTTTTCATTAAAGATCGCCGTAAAACATAAATTTCCCACACCTAGAGAAAAAATATCAAAGAAAGACTATATCTCCTCGCCCGTCCTTTACCAGTCATACTCATATGAGTATTATTCGGAAATCGACATTGGTACTCCAAGTCAAACTATGATGCTCAACATCGATACCGGCCACTCAGATTCGTGGGTTCGGTGTCATGACTGCGATTTGGTAAGTTGTTCACAGCCAACCTACTTCAATCACCACAATTCGGCATCATATAACAAGCTCCCATGCGGAAAATGCTCATGGCCAGCTAGGTGCAGGACAAGTGAGTGTACACTGCAGTCCAGATACTCAAATGGTAATTTCGCTCATTCGGTGCTGGCACTCGAAACCTTCACGTTGCAGATTCAAaatggtggaggtgatgatgatgagccGAGGGAAAAAAAGTTTCAAAATGTGCCTGTCGGTTGTTCTTACGCAGACGTTGGATTTCATGACATTGATGGATCACTAGCACTGAGCAGGGGCAAAAGGTCGTTCTATACATTTCTGAAAGAGAATTATTCTGTTAATAAATTCTCATATTGTCTTATAGATAGACGAGTGGGCCTAGATGGTGTTTCAGCTGATCTTATCTTCGGGGAAAGTGAAGTGTCCCGTGATATTTTTTACACACCGATGATAGATGACTATTATCATCCCGGCCAAGACTATGGGGTGGTAGTGACGGGGATAGAGGTTCAGGGTCAAAAGCTTGCGGAGACGAGTTTCCCTATTAAAATGGTTATTGACTCAGGGGCGACCACAACTGATCTTCCGGATCCAATATACATTGCATTGGAAAAACTGTTCCTTGGTTATGCTAATGCAATGGGTTGGGGATCGCCCTATAGGATTCTTGGCAGGCGTCCATGTTACAAGGTAATCGAGGATGATATCGCCGACTCACCAACTGTTACTTTCACCTTCAACGGGAGTGACGCTAAAATGCTGTTATTGCCGTATAGCATATGGAGTTATGTCCCGGATGTCAAAGCAGTTTGTTTCGGGTTTGGTTCTGCATCAAAAAATGGTGGCGTGAACATCATAGGGAATATATTTCAGCAGCACACAAGGATCGTCATAGATCAAACCATGGGGAATCATCGTATCGGTTTTGATCCCTCTAGTTGCTGATCAAAAACTGCTTGCTTCGATACAATAGGAACTGCTTGCTTTATATAGGAAAATAGTTAGTAGTAAGTACTTTGTGTTGTTACTGGCTTTTTAGGTCTTTGTCGTTTGCACAAGTGATGGAGAGGGCTTTCTCCCGTGCTGTAAAGCCCACCTAGTTTTTCCAATATAGTTTCCTTTTCCCCAAAAAGAACAAACTCTCACTGTTTTCACTCTGTCGTGCAAGATCAAGTTCTTACTAATATGGCTGACCACCGAATATGTCTCATCGTATAGATACAGGATTAACCCTGTCTATTACATGTAAGAGCTATATGTCCTCCTCTATAGATAATTATAAGATGAGACTACACTAATTTCCTTAAATATCAAGTACAGCAGCATTTCTTAGTATAGCAACGTATTACAATATGTAGCATCTTTATGTTTCTTCTGGCATGTAATGCCTTGGCCGTAAGGGTGTTTGCATCTGATGATGTACAATGAATACTAAAAGGATAATGAGAATACCCCTCTTCTCTTATGTCATTGATTGCGTAAACAACTTAATGTAATACTAAATTATCCAATTTAGTATGTAGGTAATAGTAGCTTTTTAAGGTTAAACGACACTGAGTTATCAATTCTTCCTAGTATAAAGAAGAATGGTTTTGTTGATGTGGCGTCACCACAATGATCCTGATATTTTCTCTGATATAAGTAAGCCATGGCTGGTACACATTTTCACTCAGATCTTTCAAAAAATCCCATTGGTTTTTCCCTCAGATCATAAGCATAGGACAGTAAACATTCTTCTTTTGATCAGTCTGATTTTATTAGGATATGTATCACATTGTCAGCAGAAGACACAATTTCACATGGAAAACCATTTTTCCAAATAAGAATTAAACCACCTGAGAGGCCTACTGAGTTGACTATCCAACTGTTAGGGTATTGAAATCTTTGTAACAGAAATTTTAGCCCTGTCTgaatcttctatttttgttttggAAAGGAAAATTAAATGTGGGTCATGCTCCCTAATTATGTCTGCTAAGTAATCTCTAGTGTCTTTGGCTACAAAGCCTTGAACATTCCACCCAAGCAATTTCATATGTTATGATGATCAATTTTAATTGCAATAAAACTAACATGCAGGACATTGAAAAATTAGGAAGCAAAATTGAAACAGAGATGGGTATAGTTTTATAAGTTACCTGGTGATCAGCACTTGGAGCTTTTCCCCGGAGAGCGGTTCTGATCTGACACTGTTCCATGGTAAGACTGTTGAGAGTTAGGCGTCTGAGATTGATTATCCAAAATTACATGTGTATTTTCAGATGGAATCAGAGGGATGGTAACTTTACTGATTTGATTCAAAATGCTGAATGAGAGATTGAATGGGTTCCTTATAAGCTATGGCTTCATGTATCTTGTCTGGATCTTCATTATGAGCATTCAAATCATCAGCTGTGATATCAAATTCTCCCATTGCAAGATAGGCTCTAAGCAGATTCATGTGACTTCCTGACTCTCTATTTAGGGAATCATAGAGAGCCGAGTCTTGATTATTTGTTTGGAGACTATCAGAGCTATTTTGATTAATCTGATGATTAGGAACCAAACTCTTCCTAGACTCCCCCATTTCTAATCTAATCCTCTTACCACTTCTTTCAAAGCTGTTCTCTCTCTCCCTTCTACTATTAATAACTGTTATCATACCTTGGGCGTCATAATCAATGCTCGTGACTGGGACCATCGTGTTGTCTGCCGGATTGACCAACTCAGCTGAatgttgttgatgctgataaCTGATAAGTTGATAACTGCGAGTGTTGAATTTGAGAAGCATTGTTGGAGTCCCCTGCTTGTGGTGTATTTGTTACATTTATGACATGCGGAACTATTGCATGTTGGTTCTCATTCTCTGTATGCACTTCTGGAACAACTTCAAGTTGTGTTTGATGCACAGGGCTGTGACTCGCATTCCACGATTATCCAGGTTGGACCATGACGGTGGGTAAATGACAGAGTTAGTAGACAGGTAGCCTCTtttttgttggagaagaaaatTTGCAATCCTTTCACAGTCTTGCTCTTTGTGATCAATAGTATAACAATGACCACAAAGGTTGTTTCTCGTAGAATATATGAAGCCATACTTCTTCACCTACCGTGTTTTTTAACCAAAAGCGATTGTGTGCTTTTATAATTTAATCATAGGTTAAAAACACCGATTTTTTGTTTTGTGAATGTGAGACACTTGTTCCATGGATTCTGAGATTTGGATAACTTAATCATAGATTTAGGCTGCCAGCAACTAAAGTTTCCATAAGCGTGAGAAAGAGAGAATTAAAATAAATAGCTAATATTGGTAGAAGAGAAAATTGTCAGACATATTAAAGAAAGATTTGTAGATAAACAAGGCTAATTAATAGTAGGAAAGATTGAGGAACAACAAATGTGTGTCAGGTAAAACCACTCCGACCACCAAGTTGAGCTCCAAATGCGTCACAACCCTGTTACACAGACATGAAAAGGTTTAATTAGATAAAGGATCGAAGGAAAGCTTAAAACGGTAATAAAATTGTATAAAGGTATGAAGAAAAGGCGATTAAAAAATGCAAAAGATTAAATTCAAGATCATTTGATCGTGGATATGGATAGTGAGTACTTTGTGTTGTTATTGGCTTTTTAGGTCTTTGTCGTTTGCACAAGTGATGGAGAGGGATTTATCCCGTGCTGTAAACCCACCTAGTTTTTCCAATATAGTTTCCTTTTCCCCAAAAAGAACAAGCTCTCACTGTTTTCACTCTGTCGTGCAAGATCTAGTTCTTAGAAATATGGCTGACCACCGAATATGTCTCATCGTATACATACAGGATTAACCCTGTCTATTACATGTAAGAGTATATGTCCTCTATAGATAATTACTAGGGTATCAACCTCTAGTCTCAACCTCTCGTACGCCTTCGGCATGTTGTTGTTTTAATTTTAGTCGTGTTTTCACCAAATACGGATTGGTGCAAGCCTTGAGGATATTTTATGCTGGGAGTTTGTTTTTCACCAAATACTAAAGTAACAAACTAATAAAATCATCCAATCTaaagaaatattaaaaattaCATGTACCATTACTTCTTTTaaaattaaaagaagcatcaaattCTACAATAATACTTCAGGATACACTACATTTTTTGTTACTGGATCTAAAGACACATTTGATTCATTTGGAAATAATAAAGTAATTCTCTATGCAGCAGTACACCTGGACAATGCGACATATAGCTGACCATGACTAAATACTGGAGTACGTAAATCAATTCCCACATACTTCACCGATTGTCCCTGGGATTTGTTAATAGTCATCGCATATGCAACGTGTATGGGAAATTGACGTCTTTCCATTTGTATGTTTAGCTCTGAAGCTGAAGGTTGAAAAGTTATTCTAGGGATGAATACTACTTCACTAGCTTTTTCTCCAGTTATGATTTTAGCTTCAATCACGTGTCGTCCGCACCTCGTCACCACCAGTCTTGTACCATTACAAAGGCCTTCTTTCGGTGCCATATTTCTCAGCAACATAATGGGACATCCAACTTTGAGGTCTAGCTTAAATGGAGGTGTTCCTGGTGGACTTAAATTGTTGAGAAATTCAGTTGTAAAATCCGAATCCCTTCCATGATCATCCCGAATCATTTTGTCAGCAGCAAAATACGTGTAAGTCTCcccatgtaatctttctaatgcatCCATATTAATCTTATGGACGTCTTCATTACGTGGAGATAAAATGATCCTCTCGGTTAAGTATTTGGGAGACATTGGTTCGTCCATTACCAACAGAGGATACACCGAAGATATTAGCTCATGCATGTTTTGACATCTACCCATTGTCGATGGCAGATTAACAACCTCTTTAGGGTTCGTTCCAATCTACATACCAATTAATCGGATTTAAAATAACTATGTATACGATAAATATAGTTTTATTCAATGAAATTTCATTACCTCAAGCAAGTAGTCAGCAAACTCCAAACTTTCCGGTTCCTGCTCCAATCGCATATTTTGGTTTAACGTCAAGATAGTAATGTAATCCCAAAGCAATGAACCTCTTATAGATGCTCCAACAGTTTGTTCTCGACTTGCATTCGAGACCACTGGTAAAGTCTGTCTAAAGTCTCCACCCAAGACGACTGTTACACCTCCAAAGTGTCTGTCATCACTGCGAATATCTCGTAGTAGGCGATCAACTGCTTCCACACAAAATCTATGTTGCATTGAAACTTCATCACATATGATCAATCTTACTTCTTTCAGCAGCTGGGCATAATCCGAGTCTTTACTAATACTAATACTATTATCATCTTGGACTTCAAATGGAATCTTAAAAGTTCTATGTGCCGTTCGACCTCCATCAAGAAGTAGTGAAGCGATACCAGATGAAGCAACAGTTAAGACTATTTTTCCATCTTTACGACATCTTCTTGCTATTGTGTTGTACAAAAAAGTTTTTCCAGTCCCTGCACTCCCATTCAGAAAAAACATTTGTCCATTGCGATCATTCACAGAATCCACTATCGCATTGTACGCCGAACGTTGAGCGACATTCAATTTCTCAATATCTGACTGAATCACCGAATCACTTAATGCAAACTGAAGTTGTCTATGGTCCCAAATGTATCTGTTACCTACTATTTGACCCCAATCATGTCTTGGTCTCGGCATTGATTCATATTTTTCTAGTTTTTTTCCAGATCGTTGAAGCAGTTGATCCAACAGGTATAATCCGTAATCCATTGCCAGTTCATCTGTTGGATTTTGGATGTTAAACCTTGTTCGCAATCTACGTGGTAGATCATCACATATATTCATTCCAAATTTCGCCCACAACACCTCCGGTCTTGATGGATTACATTGCGATAGGATAATACAAAATAGTTTCCTCAGCTGATTTCCATTTTGCATAACCACTGCTTCTTGAAGACATTTTTCCGATTCTCCATCATGTGCTAAAATCCCAAGTGCAATACATGCATCTTGAAACGTATTGTGCACCTCGTCTACGTCTCCATTActtaaagtcttcaagtcttcaaaagaATTAGCACCTCTAACAGTTGTGAGTAACATACGTAAGTAGTACAACTCTCCAGCGTTAGGGCTAACAAAATACATTCTTCCAAATGCAAATCCTTGTTGTCTAATTTTCCACTGTTTAACCTTTTTACACCATACAAAGTGTTGCGGGAACTGTTGATAAGTATATGCCGGAGCATTGGGATTTTTAGCATAATATTCAAAATTACCCATCAAATTCGTCATATGTTCATGTGATGTTCGTATAACCGAGGTCATTGATTGCCTTGTGTTATAAACAACCCGTTGCCTATTCTGTAAATGAATTGCCGACCGTTGTACAACAGGATATTCTTCATGCACGTGGTACTCAATCAAACGC
This genomic window from Papaver somniferum cultivar HN1 unplaced genomic scaffold, ASM357369v1 unplaced-scaffold_176, whole genome shotgun sequence contains:
- the LOC113337734 gene encoding uncharacterized protein LOC113337734 — translated: MVDKFVSAEFPNEINDPILFDTVSKCMVHGPCGERDPYAACMEKGKCTKGYPKKYTDTTTLDEGGYPSYRRLRDGIEVTVRNNKKAYNIDVVPYNPHLSRMFNCHINVEICAGIRGVKYINKYIYKGGDRATMVLREHDEIQQYIDASTHQPPEAVWRLIEYHVHEEYPVVQRSAIHLQNRQRVVYNTRQSMTSVIRTSHEHMTNLMGNFEYYAKNPNAPAYTYQQFPQHFVWCKKVKQWKIRQQGFAFGRMYFVSPNAGELYYLRMLLTTVRGANSFEDLKTLSNGDVDEVHNTFQDACIALGILAHDGESEKCLQEAVVMQNGNQLRKLFCIILSQCNPSRPEVLWAKFGMNICDDLPRRLRTRFNIQNPTDELAMDYGLYLLDQLLQRSGKKLEKYESMPRPRHDWGQIVGNRYIWDHRQLQFALSDSVIQSDIEKLNVAQRSAYNAIVDSVNDRNGQMFFLNGSAGTGKTFLYNTIARRCRKDGKIVLTVASSGIASLLLDGGRTAHRTFKIPFEVQDDNSISISKDSDYAQLLKEVRLIICDEVSMQHRFCVEAVDRLLRDIRSDDRHFGGVTVVLGGDFRQTLPVVSNASREQTVGASIRGSLLWDYITILTLNQNMRLEQEPESLEFADYLLEIGTNPKEVVNLPSTMGRCQNMHELISSVYPLLVMDEPMSPKYLTERIILSPRNEDVHKINMDALERLHGETYTYFAADKMIRDDHGRDSDFTTEFLNNLSPPGTPPFKLDLKVGCPIMLLRNMAPKEGLCNGTRLVVTRCGRHVIEAKIITGEKASEVVFIPRITFQPSASELNIQMERRQFPIHVAYAMTINKSQGQSVKYVGIDLRTPVFSHGQLYVALSRCTAA